One window of Hymenobacter sp. BRD128 genomic DNA carries:
- a CDS encoding polysaccharide lyase family 1 protein yields the protein MLPGFGLRHALLLTTMATGWGLRLGTAPPAPLLAFPGAEGAGRFTTGGRGTAAQPTTVLEVTNLRDDNQPGSLRYAVQLSEQKAPARTIVFRVSGTIHLLSPLTFNKANTTIAGQTAPGGGICLADYPVQVKANNVIVRFIRFRMGDKNQNQGFKDGAGGDDAFGGLRNRQLIIDHCSMSWSTDEAFSVYEGDSTTLSWNLVGPPLNYSYHFEAGDKDYEHHGYGGIWGGQHATMHHNLFVHCNSRTPRFNGSRYTHPAGYENCDFRNNVIYDWGENNVYAGEGGNYNIVNNYYKPGPSTKAAVRARLLNPYKLEKGSNPLPYGKFYLAGNYQEASAEVTAHNWRGVDMNGGTRADTVLAQASQPFDLGPVTTQPAAQAYELVLAGAGASRPLRDTLDQRMVREVRTRTGRLIDVQGGYPHGTPYSASQKAWPVLATKPAPADTDHDGLPDAWELAHKLNPRDAGDRAKVGAGGIRCWKCIWRS from the coding sequence ATGCTGCCCGGCTTTGGACTGCGCCACGCGCTTTTGCTGACTACGATGGCCACCGGCTGGGGCCTGCGCCTGGGCACTGCGCCGCCCGCGCCGCTGCTAGCCTTTCCGGGGGCCGAGGGCGCGGGGCGCTTCACCACCGGCGGCCGGGGCACGGCCGCCCAGCCCACTACGGTGCTCGAAGTGACAAACTTGCGGGATGACAACCAGCCCGGCAGCCTGCGCTACGCCGTGCAGCTGAGCGAGCAAAAAGCGCCGGCCCGCACCATCGTGTTTCGGGTGTCGGGGACCATTCACCTGCTCTCGCCGCTCACGTTCAACAAGGCCAATACGACCATCGCGGGCCAGACGGCGCCCGGTGGCGGCATTTGCCTGGCCGACTACCCGGTGCAGGTGAAGGCCAACAACGTGATTGTGCGCTTTATCCGGTTCCGGATGGGCGATAAGAACCAGAACCAAGGCTTCAAGGATGGCGCGGGCGGCGACGACGCCTTCGGCGGCCTGCGCAACCGCCAGCTTATTATCGACCACTGCTCGATGAGCTGGAGCACCGACGAGGCGTTTTCGGTGTACGAGGGCGATAGCACCACCCTGAGTTGGAACCTCGTCGGGCCGCCGCTCAACTACTCGTACCACTTCGAGGCGGGCGACAAAGACTACGAGCACCACGGCTACGGCGGCATTTGGGGTGGGCAGCACGCCACTATGCACCACAACCTATTTGTGCACTGCAACTCGCGCACGCCGCGCTTCAACGGCAGCCGCTACACCCACCCGGCCGGCTACGAAAACTGCGACTTCCGCAACAACGTCATCTACGACTGGGGCGAGAATAACGTGTATGCGGGTGAGGGTGGTAACTACAACATCGTCAACAATTACTATAAGCCCGGCCCCAGCACCAAAGCTGCCGTGCGTGCCCGCCTGCTGAACCCCTACAAGCTCGAAAAAGGCTCGAACCCGCTGCCCTACGGCAAGTTTTACCTGGCCGGTAACTACCAGGAGGCTAGCGCTGAAGTAACCGCCCACAACTGGCGCGGCGTGGACATGAACGGCGGTACCCGCGCCGATACCGTGCTGGCCCAGGCTAGCCAGCCCTTCGACCTCGGCCCCGTCACGACCCAGCCCGCCGCCCAGGCCTACGAACTCGTGCTGGCCGGCGCCGGGGCTAGCCGCCCCCTGCGCGATACCCTCGACCAGCGCATGGTGCGCGAGGTGCGCACCCGCACCGGCCGCCTCATCGACGTGCAGGGCGGCTACCCCCACGGCACGCCCTACAGCGCATCGCAAAAAGCCTGGCCGGTGCTAGCCACTAAGCCCGCCCCCGCCGACACCGACCACGATGGCCTGCCCGACGCCTGGGAGTTAGCCCACAAGCTCAACCCCAGGGATGCTGGTGACCGAGCAAAGGTTGGCGCGGGGGGTATCCGATGCTGGAAGTGTATTTGGCGGAGCTAG
- a CDS encoding MOSC domain-containing protein has protein sequence MKLLSVNVALPQDIAWQGKIVRTSIFKQPTVGAVQVLSEHLAGDGQADLRVHGGRDKAVYAYPHEHYSFWQQYLPVDLLVPGAFGENLTTIGLLESEVRLGDCFRMGTAVLQAMQPRRPCVKLGIRLQRPTVVREFEQAGRSGIYFRVQQPGVLEAGDTISLIERSPHAVTIQDMVTCLAPGSHDQGLVRALLATPYLSPSWQERLRLLLN, from the coding sequence ATGAAGCTACTTTCCGTCAACGTGGCGTTGCCGCAAGACATTGCTTGGCAAGGTAAAATTGTGCGCACCAGCATTTTTAAGCAACCCACAGTGGGCGCGGTGCAGGTGCTGTCTGAGCACTTGGCTGGCGATGGGCAAGCTGACCTGCGCGTGCACGGCGGGCGCGACAAAGCCGTGTATGCCTATCCTCACGAGCATTATTCTTTCTGGCAACAGTATCTGCCAGTCGACTTGTTGGTGCCGGGTGCCTTTGGCGAAAACCTCACAACTATAGGGCTGCTGGAATCTGAAGTGCGGCTAGGTGATTGTTTCCGCATGGGTACGGCGGTGCTGCAGGCTATGCAGCCTCGGCGTCCGTGCGTAAAGCTGGGTATTCGCCTGCAGCGGCCGACCGTGGTGCGGGAATTTGAGCAGGCCGGCCGCAGCGGCATTTATTTTCGGGTGCAACAGCCGGGTGTATTGGAGGCCGGTGACACAATCAGTTTAATTGAACGCTCGCCTCACGCGGTCACTATTCAGGATATGGTGACGTGCCTGGCCCCTGGTTCGCACGACCAAGGGCTGGTACGGGCCTTGCTGGCCACGCCCTACCTATCACCGTCATGGCAAGAGCGTCTACGGCTGTTACTTAATTAA
- the meaB gene encoding methylmalonyl Co-A mutase-associated GTPase MeaB — protein MPPPILSAADYAQGLAAGQRGTLARAITLVESTLPQHQALAQQVLQAVLPRTGGALRLGITGVPGVGKSTFIEALGLYLVDKLGKKLAVLAVDPSSPRGGGSILGDKTRMPQLTLHPRAFIRPSPASGSLGGVARATREALLLCEAAGYDVIFVETVGVGQSEVAVHGLVDFFLLLLLAGAGDELQGVKRGIMEMADALLITKADHGNEAAARRAVRDYEGALHLFPPAASGWTVPVRTCSALTGAGLPEAWQLIEAYAAQTQASGYWQQRRAQQQLQWLDEAVRQALEAQFYGRAGVQQALPGVRQAVAAGQLTPWAAAGQLLANQA, from the coding sequence GTGCCCCCTCCCATTCTCTCCGCCGCCGACTATGCCCAGGGCCTCGCCGCCGGGCAGCGCGGCACCCTGGCCCGCGCTATCACACTGGTCGAAAGTACCTTGCCCCAGCACCAAGCCCTGGCCCAGCAGGTGCTGCAAGCCGTGCTGCCCCGCACCGGCGGCGCGCTGCGGCTCGGCATCACGGGCGTGCCGGGCGTAGGCAAAAGCACCTTTATTGAGGCGCTGGGGCTGTATCTGGTCGATAAGCTGGGTAAGAAGCTGGCCGTGCTGGCCGTAGACCCCAGCTCACCGCGCGGCGGCGGCAGCATCTTGGGCGATAAAACCCGGATGCCGCAGCTCACGCTGCACCCGCGGGCGTTCATCCGGCCCTCGCCGGCCAGCGGCAGCCTGGGCGGCGTGGCCCGCGCCACCCGCGAGGCCCTGCTGCTGTGCGAAGCGGCCGGCTACGACGTCATCTTCGTCGAAACCGTGGGCGTGGGCCAGAGCGAAGTGGCCGTGCACGGCCTGGTCGATTTCTTCCTGCTGCTGCTGCTGGCCGGCGCCGGCGACGAGCTGCAGGGCGTGAAGCGCGGCATCATGGAAATGGCCGACGCCCTGCTCATCACCAAGGCCGACCACGGCAACGAGGCCGCCGCCCGCCGCGCGGTGCGCGACTACGAGGGCGCGTTGCACCTTTTCCCGCCCGCCGCCAGCGGCTGGACGGTGCCCGTGCGCACCTGCTCGGCCCTCACCGGCGCGGGCCTGCCCGAAGCCTGGCAGCTCATCGAGGCCTACGCCGCCCAAACCCAGGCTAGCGGCTACTGGCAGCAGCGCCGCGCCCAGCAGCAACTGCAGTGGCTCGACGAAGCCGTGCGCCAGGCCCTGGAGGCGCAGTTCTACGGCCGGGCCGGGGTGCAGCAGGCGCTGCCCGGCGTGCGGCAGGCCGTGGCCGCCGGGCAGCTCACCCCGTGGGCGGCGGCGGGGCAGCTGTTAGCTAATCAGGCTTAA
- a CDS encoding DUF5723 family protein translates to MKKPFLLLPAALAGLATMPALAQNELSNFSATGRGGVATTFALDYQALGINPANLGRQGTSLVSFTVGEVGAGVGSQSLTNSQFKKLVFHPNDQLTAAERTSLAANLASPNALNINADATAFGLAFTLPPGLGGLAVSVHQRLSGHVALNQNSADILVNGQQAALVQQYYDAAGNPRSGSTPPLLSAALDGTEMQLALTNEFNVGYGVEVLDVPGVFRLTAGAGYRYLQGVGVADVRISGGSLAAYSSLSPIFNINYGSLAGSPTFNYASGSGLRPVGTGNGFDLGLAAEVGRFVRLGVAVTDMGSMTWTGNVVTATDQSLRFPQYSGLTTYDVIRDVVNQFGASGQTLFTYQTAQERRASLPTKLRLGGGVRISELFEAGLDVTVPLNQVAGNLPAPFIGAGLDYKPRRWLRLSSGLSGGAGYSLNVPLGFTFVTPVWEAGFSTRSVLGYFSEKSPYASVALGVLRFKIGKS, encoded by the coding sequence ATGAAAAAACCCTTTTTACTGCTGCCAGCCGCGCTAGCCGGCCTAGCCACTATGCCCGCCCTGGCCCAAAACGAGCTGAGCAATTTCTCGGCTACCGGCCGGGGCGGCGTGGCTACCACGTTTGCGCTCGATTATCAGGCGCTGGGTATCAACCCGGCCAACCTGGGCCGGCAGGGCACGAGCCTGGTGTCGTTCACGGTAGGCGAGGTGGGCGCGGGTGTGGGCTCGCAGTCGCTCACCAACAGCCAGTTCAAGAAGCTGGTTTTTCACCCCAACGACCAGCTCACCGCTGCCGAGCGCACTTCGCTGGCAGCAAATCTTGCTAGCCCGAACGCGTTGAATATCAATGCTGACGCCACGGCTTTTGGACTGGCGTTCACGCTGCCGCCCGGCCTGGGTGGGCTAGCCGTGTCGGTGCACCAGCGGTTGAGCGGCCACGTGGCCCTCAACCAAAACAGCGCCGACATTCTGGTAAATGGCCAGCAGGCGGCCCTGGTGCAGCAGTACTACGATGCGGCCGGCAACCCGCGCAGCGGCAGCACGCCGCCGCTGCTCTCGGCCGCGCTCGACGGTACCGAAATGCAGCTGGCCCTCACCAACGAGTTTAACGTGGGCTACGGGGTGGAGGTGCTCGACGTGCCGGGCGTGTTCAGGCTCACGGCTGGGGCAGGCTACCGCTACCTTCAGGGCGTGGGCGTGGCCGATGTGCGCATCAGCGGCGGCAGCCTGGCGGCCTATTCGTCGCTGTCGCCCATTTTTAATATTAACTACGGCAGCCTGGCCGGCAGCCCGACGTTCAACTACGCCAGCGGCAGCGGCTTGCGGCCCGTGGGCACGGGCAATGGCTTCGACCTGGGGCTAGCCGCCGAAGTGGGCAGGTTTGTGCGCCTGGGCGTGGCCGTGACGGACATGGGCTCGATGACCTGGACCGGCAATGTGGTGACGGCCACCGACCAGAGCCTGCGCTTTCCGCAGTACAGCGGCCTCACCACCTACGATGTTATCCGGGATGTAGTCAACCAGTTCGGGGCCAGCGGCCAGACGCTTTTTACTTACCAAACGGCCCAGGAGCGCCGGGCTAGCCTGCCCACCAAGCTGCGCCTGGGCGGCGGCGTGCGCATCTCGGAACTTTTTGAGGCGGGCCTCGACGTAACGGTGCCGCTCAACCAGGTGGCTGGCAACCTGCCGGCGCCCTTCATTGGGGCGGGCCTCGACTACAAGCCCCGGCGCTGGCTGCGCCTGAGCTCGGGCCTGAGCGGCGGCGCGGGCTACAGCCTGAATGTGCCGCTCGGTTTCACCTTCGTTACGCCGGTGTGGGAGGCGGGTTTCAGCACCCGCAGCGTGCTGGGCTATTTTTCGGAGAAGAGCCCGTATGCCTCGGTAGCGCTTGGCGTGCTGCGGTTTAAGATTGGCAAGAGCTAG
- a CDS encoding FKBP-type peptidyl-prolyl cis-trans isomerase, whose amino-acid sequence MKSSLFAAKFRLLALLLFATGSLLTTSCKKDDAVTDYSAADDAAIKKYLADNSITTAQKQTSGLYYVPVVTNASAALPKAGEVVSVLYTGTLLNGTVFFSTSQNDNTPVSFQLLPNQVIPGFAEGVSLMHKGDKAVFLIPSALAFGTTGSGTTVPANTVVRYEVQLVDINPSFAVPDDKLIQKYLTKNNITTAQKQASGLYFVPTVSNPSGTPAKAGTTASVLYTGRLLDGTVFDASSQHGNAPLTFVVGANPKQLIAGFDEGVSLMRKGEKATLLIPSGLAYGTTGASPSIAPNTVIIFDVEVTDVK is encoded by the coding sequence ATGAAATCTTCCCTATTCGCTGCAAAATTTCGCCTCCTCGCCCTGCTCCTATTCGCCACGGGCAGCCTGCTCACGACTTCCTGTAAAAAAGACGACGCGGTGACCGACTATTCGGCCGCCGACGATGCTGCTATCAAGAAGTATCTGGCCGACAACTCGATAACTACCGCCCAGAAGCAGACGTCGGGCCTGTACTACGTGCCCGTAGTGACCAATGCCAGCGCCGCGCTGCCCAAGGCGGGCGAGGTAGTTTCGGTGCTCTACACCGGCACGCTGCTCAATGGCACCGTCTTTTTCTCTACTTCCCAGAATGATAATACGCCCGTCAGCTTTCAGCTGCTGCCCAACCAGGTTATTCCCGGGTTTGCCGAAGGCGTGAGCCTGATGCACAAGGGCGACAAAGCGGTATTCCTGATTCCGTCGGCGCTGGCCTTCGGCACGACGGGCTCGGGCACCACAGTGCCGGCCAACACAGTGGTGCGCTACGAAGTCCAACTGGTGGATATCAACCCGAGCTTTGCCGTGCCCGACGACAAGCTTATCCAGAAATACCTGACTAAGAATAATATCACCACGGCGCAGAAACAAGCTTCGGGTCTCTACTTCGTGCCCACCGTGAGCAACCCGAGCGGCACGCCGGCCAAGGCCGGCACTACGGCCTCGGTGCTTTACACCGGCCGGCTGCTCGACGGCACCGTCTTTGATGCTTCGTCGCAGCACGGCAACGCGCCCCTCACCTTCGTGGTGGGTGCTAATCCCAAGCAGCTCATCGCGGGCTTCGACGAAGGCGTGAGCTTGATGCGCAAGGGCGAAAAAGCTACGCTGCTCATTCCGTCGGGGCTGGCCTACGGCACCACGGGTGCCTCGCCCAGCATTGCCCCCAACACCGTTATCATCTTCGACGTCGAAGTGACCGACGTGAAGTAA
- a CDS encoding WD40 repeat domain-containing protein has translation MNRLLLALLAFTFFTQTARAQRPTDKWYFGHQAGLDFSSGAPTPLLDGAMTTYEGCATATTKRGELLFYTDGQTVWNRQHQPMPGGRHLMGSGSSTQSALIVPDPGSGNIFYIFTVAAQGAPDGLRYSVVDMTRDNGLGDVPRANLLLITPVAEKLAAVRHPNGRDVWVVAHRWNSNAFVSYLVTAEGVSSGKPILSNVGSMNAGPGRNAIGALKFSPDGTKLAAALWRENNKFEVYDFNRNTGKVSNPRSFGPYEEAYGVEFSPDGRLLYGSCNGNTKDKKVAAASETQLVQFDLKTGKASQVGHSSNHKLGALQRGPDGKIYVAREDNSFLGVLEQPNTSGPACQYVDDGLKLGGRRSKLGLPGFIAEP, from the coding sequence ATGAACCGGCTTTTGCTTGCGCTGCTAGCCTTCACATTTTTTACCCAAACTGCTAGGGCCCAGCGACCTACCGACAAATGGTATTTTGGCCACCAGGCCGGGCTCGACTTTAGCAGCGGCGCGCCCACACCGCTGCTCGACGGCGCCATGACTACCTACGAGGGCTGCGCCACGGCCACTACCAAGCGCGGCGAGCTGCTTTTTTACACCGATGGCCAGACCGTGTGGAACCGCCAGCACCAGCCCATGCCGGGCGGGCGCCACCTCATGGGCTCGGGCAGCAGCACGCAGTCGGCGCTCATCGTGCCCGACCCCGGCTCGGGCAATATCTTCTACATCTTCACGGTGGCGGCCCAGGGCGCGCCCGACGGCCTGCGCTACTCGGTGGTGGACATGACCCGCGACAATGGCCTCGGCGATGTACCGCGCGCCAACCTGCTGCTCATCACGCCGGTCGCGGAGAAGCTGGCCGCCGTGCGCCACCCCAACGGGCGCGACGTGTGGGTAGTGGCCCACCGCTGGAATTCCAACGCCTTCGTGTCGTACCTCGTCACGGCCGAGGGCGTGAGCTCGGGCAAGCCCATCCTGAGCAACGTGGGCAGCATGAATGCCGGCCCCGGCCGCAACGCCATCGGCGCGCTCAAATTCTCGCCTGATGGCACCAAGCTGGCCGCCGCGCTCTGGCGCGAAAACAACAAGTTTGAAGTCTACGACTTCAACCGCAACACCGGCAAGGTGAGCAATCCGCGCAGCTTCGGGCCCTACGAAGAAGCCTACGGTGTCGAGTTTTCGCCTGATGGCCGCTTGCTCTACGGCTCCTGCAATGGCAATACCAAGGACAAGAAAGTTGCCGCCGCCAGCGAGACCCAACTCGTGCAGTTCGACCTAAAAACCGGCAAAGCCAGCCAGGTAGGCCACTCCTCCAACCACAAGCTGGGCGCCTTACAGCGCGGGCCCGACGGCAAAATCTACGTGGCCCGCGAAGACAATTCCTTCCTGGGCGTGCTTGAGCAGCCCAACACCAGCGGCCCGGCCTGCCAGTACGTCGATGACGGCCTGAAGCTGGGTGGCCGCCGCAGCAAGCTCGGCCTGCCAGGATTTATTGCGGAGCCCTGA
- a CDS encoding murein L,D-transpeptidase family protein: MPRLLLLLLCTLAGPAAAQAPAPAPASFWPQQLAYARVRAAYARGWPALATQLQAQQLDSARLEIFFRLIKTSRVLEVWARNRGDVVFRLLRSYPLAATSGTLGPKRRAGDGQVPEGFYTINRFNPQSAYHLSLGLDYPTADDILATGLADPGGDIFLHGSTVTDGCLPLTDAGIEEVYLLAVAARAAGQASIAAHIFPFPLTAPELARRAASPHAAFWQGLVPGYTYFETHHAPAPASY, from the coding sequence TTGCCCCGCCTTTTACTCCTGCTGCTGTGCACCCTAGCCGGGCCGGCCGCTGCCCAGGCGCCAGCGCCGGCACCCGCATCATTCTGGCCTCAACAGCTTGCTTACGCGCGGGTTCGGGCCGCGTATGCGCGCGGCTGGCCTGCCCTGGCCACCCAGCTGCAAGCCCAGCAGCTCGATTCGGCGCGGCTGGAAATATTCTTCCGGCTCATCAAAACCAGCCGGGTGCTGGAGGTGTGGGCGCGCAATCGGGGCGACGTGGTGTTTCGGCTGCTGCGGAGCTACCCACTGGCCGCCACCTCGGGTACGCTGGGCCCCAAGCGCCGGGCCGGCGATGGGCAGGTGCCCGAGGGCTTTTACACCATCAACCGCTTCAACCCCCAGAGTGCTTACCACCTCTCGCTTGGCCTCGACTACCCCACGGCCGATGACATTCTGGCCACCGGCCTGGCCGACCCCGGCGGCGACATTTTCCTGCACGGCTCCACCGTGACGGACGGCTGCCTGCCCCTTACCGACGCGGGTATCGAGGAAGTGTACCTGCTGGCCGTGGCGGCGCGGGCGGCCGGGCAGGCCAGCATTGCGGCGCATATTTTCCCGTTTCCGCTCACGGCCCCGGAGCTGGCGCGCCGGGCCGCTAGCCCCCACGCGGCCTTCTGGCAAGGGCTGGTGCCCGGCTACACGTACTTTGAAACGCACCACGCGCCGGCGCCGGCTAGCTACTAG
- a CDS encoding DUF2461 domain-containing protein: MNPAALLDFLHDLALHNDRDWFQDHKATYDRLRADFEQDVAYWLRELVPDEPALAGLDPKKCIFRIYRDVRFSKVKVPYKTHFSAYFAAGGKHSEAPGRYVQIGANGQTLVAGGLYEPTKEQLAAIRQEIDYAPEGLHALLAAPAARQFFPRGLAGEQLRKMPPDYEASHPEANWLLHKQFLLMHTLPDAEVRRLSPEAFRAHVLAALRALGPFGEWLGEASHGG, encoded by the coding sequence ATGAACCCCGCTGCCCTGCTCGACTTCCTCCACGACCTCGCCCTGCACAACGACCGCGACTGGTTTCAAGACCACAAAGCCACCTACGACCGCCTGCGTGCTGATTTTGAGCAGGATGTGGCCTACTGGCTGCGTGAATTGGTGCCGGATGAGCCCGCTCTGGCCGGCCTCGACCCGAAGAAGTGCATCTTCCGCATCTACCGCGACGTGCGCTTTTCCAAAGTAAAGGTGCCCTACAAAACGCACTTTTCGGCCTATTTTGCCGCTGGCGGCAAGCATTCGGAGGCGCCCGGCCGCTACGTGCAAATTGGCGCCAACGGCCAGACCCTCGTGGCCGGCGGCCTCTACGAGCCCACCAAAGAGCAGCTGGCCGCCATCCGGCAGGAAATTGATTACGCGCCCGAGGGCCTGCACGCCTTGCTGGCCGCGCCCGCGGCCCGGCAGTTTTTTCCGCGGGGCCTGGCCGGCGAGCAGCTCAGGAAGATGCCACCCGACTACGAGGCTAGCCACCCCGAAGCTAACTGGCTGCTTCACAAGCAGTTTCTGCTCATGCACACGTTGCCCGATGCCGAGGTGCGCCGCCTATCGCCCGAGGCTTTCCGGGCGCATGTGCTGGCGGCGCTGCGGGCGCTGGGGCCGTTTGGCGAGTGGCTGGGCGAGGCTAGCCACGGCGGCTAG
- a CDS encoding DUF6702 family protein yields MRKLPLLLSLLLGLPGVAGTRHAYHTSILELKLNPQKQQVELALKVFTDDFAKALSKGQPKAVDLREPRALPLAELYLHQHLKLLLPAAPRQPRLPLDVQFLGLQPEKDAYWLYAKVPLPHATKELLLQQGVLLDEFADQMNIVNAEGNGKKISALLRNGHEEEVLNF; encoded by the coding sequence ATGCGCAAACTTCCCCTCCTGCTAAGCCTGCTGCTGGGCCTGCCCGGCGTGGCGGGCACCCGCCACGCCTACCACACCAGCATTCTGGAGCTGAAGCTGAACCCGCAGAAGCAGCAGGTAGAGCTGGCGCTGAAAGTCTTTACCGACGACTTCGCCAAGGCGCTTTCCAAGGGCCAGCCTAAAGCCGTAGACCTGCGCGAGCCCCGCGCCCTGCCCCTGGCCGAGCTGTATCTGCACCAGCACCTCAAGCTGCTGCTGCCCGCCGCCCCGCGCCAGCCGCGCCTGCCGCTCGATGTGCAGTTTCTAGGCCTCCAGCCCGAAAAGGATGCCTACTGGCTCTACGCCAAGGTGCCGCTGCCCCATGCTACCAAGGAACTGCTGTTGCAGCAGGGCGTATTACTCGACGAGTTTGCCGACCAGATGAACATCGTGAATGCCGAAGGCAACGGCAAGAAAATCAGTGCCCTGCTGCGCAACGGCCACGAAGAGGAAGTACTGAATTTTTAA
- a CDS encoding site-2 protease family protein, translated as MRRYHLASQGVYDDCQGPGLGFGKPGGPVEIAQQFGGHFDWPHFWTLVGMLSMVLAFMNLLPIPALDGGHVLFLLYEMILRRKPSEKFLEGAQRVGTVLILALMVYVIVIKQVMKLF; from the coding sequence ATTCGGCGTTATCACCTTGCAAGCCAAGGCGTTTACGATGATTGCCAAGGGCCAGGCCTCGGCTTCGGAAAGCCTGGGGGGCCGGTAGAAATTGCCCAGCAGTTTGGTGGGCACTTCGACTGGCCGCACTTCTGGACCCTGGTGGGCATGCTGAGCATGGTGCTAGCCTTCATGAACCTGCTGCCCATTCCGGCCCTCGACGGCGGCCACGTGCTGTTTTTGCTCTACGAGATGATTCTGCGCCGCAAGCCGTCGGAGAAATTCCTGGAAGGCGCCCAGCGCGTGGGCACGGTGCTGATTCTGGCTTTGATGGTGTATGTGATTGTAATTAAGCAGGTAATGAAGCTGTTTTAA
- a CDS encoding site-2 protease family protein, with translation MEILVMIGQLVLGLSLLVGLHEFGHFAFAKLFKIKVTKFYIFFDFLFPLPHVWNFSLLKKKVGETEYGIGWFPLGGYVAIHGMVDETQDADALAGPPQPDEFRAKPAWQRLLVMLGGIIMNVLTGIVIFTALTYKLGESYLPASEARYGVVTTQLGREMGFRDGDQIVKINGRPFAEFNDVYDPNVLLGSESYYTVERGGQLLDLPKLPPRFMDKMSKAGDSLFVEPRQPFTLKEVVPGNPAAKAGIVAGDRITQIGTTPIQYYDELLRTLPLYKGKTVPVQVQRAGQTLTLPVAVSATGKIGVRPEPQLHFSTRYYSLGEAVPQGVKKAFGVITLQAKAFTMIAKGQASASESLGGR, from the coding sequence TTGGAAATTCTCGTTATGATTGGCCAGCTGGTGCTGGGCCTCTCGCTATTGGTTGGCTTGCACGAATTTGGGCACTTCGCCTTCGCCAAGCTTTTTAAGATTAAAGTCACGAAGTTTTACATCTTCTTCGACTTCCTGTTTCCGCTGCCCCACGTCTGGAACTTCAGTCTGCTCAAGAAAAAAGTGGGCGAGACGGAGTACGGCATCGGCTGGTTTCCGCTGGGCGGCTATGTGGCCATTCACGGCATGGTGGACGAAACGCAGGACGCCGACGCCCTGGCCGGCCCGCCGCAGCCCGACGAGTTTCGGGCCAAGCCGGCCTGGCAGCGCCTGCTGGTGATGCTCGGGGGCATCATTATGAACGTGCTTACCGGCATCGTCATTTTTACGGCCCTCACCTACAAGCTGGGCGAAAGCTACCTGCCCGCCTCCGAGGCCCGCTACGGCGTAGTAACGACCCAGCTGGGCCGCGAAATGGGCTTCCGCGACGGCGACCAGATTGTAAAAATCAACGGCCGGCCCTTCGCCGAGTTCAACGACGTGTACGACCCCAACGTGCTGCTAGGGTCGGAAAGCTACTACACCGTGGAGCGCGGCGGCCAGCTCCTCGACCTGCCCAAGCTGCCCCCGCGCTTCATGGACAAGATGAGTAAGGCCGGCGACAGCCTGTTTGTGGAGCCGCGCCAGCCTTTCACCCTCAAGGAGGTAGTGCCCGGCAACCCGGCCGCCAAAGCCGGCATCGTGGCCGGCGACCGCATCACCCAAATCGGCACCACGCCCATTCAGTACTACGACGAGTTGCTGCGCACCCTGCCGCTTTACAAGGGCAAAACGGTGCCCGTGCAGGTGCAGCGCGCCGGCCAGACCCTGACCTTGCCCGTGGCCGTGAGCGCGACCGGTAAAATTGGGGTGCGCCCCGAGCCGCAGCTGCACTTCAGCACCCGCTACTACAGCCTGGGCGAGGCCGTGCCACAAGGCGTCAAAAAAGCATTCGGCGTTATCACCTTGCAAGCCAAGGCGTTTACGATGATTGCCAAGGGCCAGGCCTCGGCTTCGGAAAGCCTGGGGGGCCGGTAG